One segment of Panicum virgatum strain AP13 chromosome 1K, P.virgatum_v5, whole genome shotgun sequence DNA contains the following:
- the LOC120686706 gene encoding pre-mRNA-splicing factor CWC21-like, which translates to MYNGIGLQTVRGSGTNGYVQTSKFFIKPRSTGGPGRPLLPDAAAGDGGGLGGMRKPNRGILEHDRKRQVELRLLVLRDAIEEQGYTEGEIEERVEEARRAAEEAGGRRPPSLPGSRGFADTQSHHVAARKEKQLETLRAAFGLDAEDVKKGGVDSDVESGELVPGKYYEELDTAGQKDSKDLKDGRKDAKKRKEKRE; encoded by the exons ATGTACAACGGCATCGGGCTCCAGACCGTGCGGGGGTCGGGCACCAACGGGTACGTCCAGACCAGCAAATTCTTCATCAAGCCCCGCTCCACCGGCGGGCCGGGCAGGCCGCTgctccccgacgccgccgccggggatggCGGAGGGCTCGGCGGGATGCGCAAGCCCAACAGGGGCATCCTCGAGCACGACCGCAAGCGCCAGGTCGAGCTCAGGCTGCTCGTGCTGAGGGACGCCATTGAGGAGCAGGGCTACACGGAGGGCGAGATCGAGGAGCGCGTCGAGGAGGCGCGCAGggccgcggaggaggccgggggACGGCGTCCCCCGTCTCTACCGGGCAGCAGAGG GTTTGCCGACACACAAAGCCACCATGTTGCGGCACGGAAGGAGAAGCAGCTTGAGACTCTGAGGGCTGCTTTTGGACTGGATGCTGAGGATGTAAAGAAGGGGGGCGTGGATAGTGATGTGGAATCTGGGGAGCTTGTACCTGGTAAGTATTATGAGGAACTGGATACTGCTGGGCAGAAGGACAGCAAGGATTTGAAGGATGGCAGAAAGGATGcgaagaagagaaaagaaaaaagggagTGA
- the LOC120686797 gene encoding uncharacterized protein LOC120686797 isoform X2 has protein sequence MRRGKAITTGSTARSSVPDAAREVLELFPSGNCISGSQQVGNNDPRDDYMVSSTRTSIKQIYDVISSLDEFKRELVKSIGFGGMLLFPSLRQINRRFAVWLMSRVDPLTQTLVIDSKKKIKFGKTDVERVFGIPCSGSIISETGMARRDIISKVTTVYLGEDSRQSRSIKTAQEVVERKYNNKMTEAEQAAFKVAFVIYIMSTLLSPGSKYNYVSVDYWSALVEPCSIGKFDWSEYVIRKLFQAVVKLKTELQVSNRVSNITGCSIFLQVLYLDSIDVGVMNMEHSTFPRISSFSAETIKSMVLADSLCRSGGSSDFEFGKSQLRNASGICYSWAYESFSACCGGIGSSLPGLWEISVSFSRALGVHMKAAGALFFAVAEFEMMSSRHEANHAGSIASVLTKIIEPFTNGYCYDAGRDINMAWLGTTIGADVSRMLDEASLFVCCNWQRRGFAFEDGSSEHNDATGSASIQDCNCRKRPRGPNSLTISGQTSEERFTHTSATNGYICIELYGPTDECDRVTSYETFKKALAIRALARYYISLCCMNRRNCLHKTCITCQQCNHHHLNNSGFREESAASTRNASTQSNYTPQCPVILHYTPKHIEVPYNSFQTQLTGRSEIVMDMFDAIIRRFTEVTKSGGECVEGYIQRHIFESIFIGTLLAGTFNATSQVIKDQISALHIEYELPSCRILFFPGIVGHRWVTYAWCLDRNIISVFDPFFNENCIEEHKDVHIYVIGLIKNAMKLTASHLITGWNYNWEAARIEIIGTQFAGSTWNRSTGCAAAQFCFHYNGTLSSLSRVNVTDASKVAEMLTDALGLKENQGFVPTT, from the exons ATGAGGAGAGGAAAGGCAATCACTACCGGATCTACTGCGCGCAGTTCTGTTCCTGATGCAGCCCGCGAAGTACTAGAG CTATTCCCTTCAGGAAACTGCATCTCTGGTTCGCAACAAGTAGGAAACAACGATCCAAGGGATGATTACATGGTTTCATCGACCCGGACATCAATTAAACAAATATATGATGTCATATCATCTTTGGATGAATTTAAACGGGAATTGGTTAAGTCAATTGGATTTGGTGGAATGCTGTTGTTCCCATCTCTACGACAAATAAACCGCAGATTTGCAGTTTGGCTTATGAGCAGAGTAGATCCACTAACCCAAACACTGGTAATTGactcaaagaaaaaaataaagtttGGAAAAACAGATGTGGAGAGAGTGTTTGGAATACCATGTAGTGGTAGCATAATATCTGAGACCGGGATGGCACGTAGAGATATAATTTCAAAAGTTACAACCGTGTACCTAGGAGAAGATAGTAGGCAAAGTCGAAGCATAAAAACGGCGCAGGAAGTTGTAGAGAGGaaatataacaacaagatgACAGAAGCTGAACAGGCTGCATTCAAAGTTGCATTTGTCATATATATAATGTCAACATTATTATCCCCCGGGTCCAAGTACAACTACGTGTCCGTCGACTACTGGAGTGCTCTTGTAGAGCCATGTAGCATTGGGAAATTTGATTGGTCAGAGTATGTAATAAGGAAACTTTTCCAAGCAGTAGTAAAGCTGAAGACTGAACTCCAAGTAAGCAACAGAGTTTCAAACATAACAGGCTGCTCAATTTTCTTGCAG GTACTTTACCTAGACAGTATTGATGTTGGAGTGATGAACATGGAGCATTCGACATTCCCCCGCATTAGCAGTTTCTCCGCGGAGACAATTAAGTCTATGGTCCTAGCAGACAGTTTATGCAGAAGTGGTGGCAGTTCAGATTTTGAGTTCGGCAAGAGTCAG CTTCGCAACGCCTCTGGCATATGTTACTCATGGGCATATGAATCATTCAGTGCTTGCTGTGGAGGTATTGGCAGCAGTTTGCCGGGCCTATGGGAAATTTCAGTCTCTTTTTCACGAGCACTTGGCGTTCATATGAAG GCTGCGGGAGCACTATTCTTCGCCGTTGCTGAGTTCGAAATGATGAGCAGCAGACACGAGGCTAACCATGCAGGGAGCATTGCATCGGTGCTAACGAAAATAATCGAGCCATTCACAAATGGATACTGCTACGATGCAGGGAGAGACATCAACATGGCGTGGCTAG GTACTACAATAGGAGCGGATGTGAGCAGGATGCTGGACGAAGCGTCATTATTTGTGTGCTGCAATTGGCAGAGACGAGGATTTGCTTTTGAAGATGGAAGCTCGGAGCACAACGATGCAACTGGTAGTGCATCTATTCAAGATTGCAACTGCCGCAAGCGGCCACGTGGACCAAACAGCTTAACCATATCTGGACAAACTAGTGAAGAAAGATTCACTCATACATCAGCTACAAATGGATACATATGTATCGAGTTGTATGGTCCAACTGATGAGTGTGACAGAGTAACCTCATATGAGACCTTCAAGAAGGCTCTTGCAATCCGTGCCCTGGCAAGGTATTATATTTCTCTGTGCTGCATGAACCGACGCAACTGTCTACACAAAACATGTATAACATGCCAACAATGCAACCACCATCATCTGAACAACAGTGGGTTTAGAGAGGAATCAGCAGCTTCAACGAGAAATGCTTCAACTCAATCAAATTATACACCGCAGTG CCCTGTGATCCTGCACTATACCCCAAAACACATCGAGGTCCCGTACAATTCATTCCAGACACAACTGACTGGCAGATCTGAAATAGTTATGGACATGTTCGATGCAATAATTAGGCGATTCACAGAGGTAACTAAGAGTGGAGGTGAATGTGTGGAAGGCTATATCCAGCGACACATATTTGAATCAATATTTATT GGGACTTTGCTTGCAGGCACATTCAACGCAACAAGCCAAGTGATTAAAGATCAGATATCTGCGCTGCATATAGAATATGAACTGCCATCGTGCAGAATA CTATTCTTCCCAGGAATTGTTGGGCACCGATGGGTGACATACGCATGGTGTCTTGATAGAAACATAATATCTGTATTTGACCCTTTTTTCAATGAAAATTGCATTGAGGAACACAAGGATGTACACATATACGTCATTGGACTGATTAAAAATGCCATGAAATTGACAGCAAGTCATTTGATAACTGGCTGGAATTACAACTGGGAAGCAGCAAGAATAGAAATAATAGGCACCCAATTTGCCGGAAGCACCTG GAATAGGAGCACAGGTTGCGCTGCTGCCCAATTCTGCTTTCACTATAATGGAACGCTTTCTTCACTTTCAAGAGTAAATGTAA CAGATGCATCAAAGGTTGCAGAAATGCTCACTGACGCACTAGGCTTAAAAGAAAACCAGGGGTTCGTGCCCACAACATAA
- the LOC120686797 gene encoding uncharacterized protein LOC120686797 isoform X1: MRRGKAITTGSTARSSVPDAAREVLELFPSGNCISGSQQVGNNDPRDDYMVSSTRTSIKQIYDVISSLDEFKRELVKSIGFGGMLLFPSLRQINRRFAVWLMSRVDPLTQTLVIDSKKKIKFGKTDVERVFGIPCSGSIISETGMARRDIISKVTTVYLGEDSRQSRSIKTAQEVVERKYNNKMTEAEQAAFKVAFVIYIMSTLLSPGSKYNYVSVDYWSALVEPCSIGKFDWSEYVIRKLFQAVVKLKTELQVSNRVSNITGCSIFLQVLYLDSIDVGVMNMEHSTFPRISSFSAETIKSMVLADSLCRSGGSSDFEFGKSQLRNASGICYSWAYESFSACCGGIGSSLPGLWEISVSFSRALGVHMKAAGALFFAVAEFEMMSSRHEANHAGSIASVLTKIIEPFTNGYCYDAGRDINMAWLGTTIGADVSRMLDEASLFVCCNWQRRGFAFEDGSSEHNDATGSASIQDCNCRKRPRGPNSLTISGQTSEERFTHTSATNGYICIELYGPTDECDRVTSYETFKKALAIRALARYYISLCCMNRRNCLHKTCITCQQCNHHHLNNSGFREESAASTRNASTQSNYTPQCPVILHYTPKHIEVPYNSFQTQLTGRSEIVMDMFDAIIRRFTEVTKSGGECVEGYIQRHIFESIFIGTLLAGTFNATSQVIKDQISALHIEYELPSCRILFFPGIVGHRWVTYAWCLDRNIISVFDPFFNENCIEEHKDVHIYVIGLIKNAMKLTASHLITGWNYNWEAARIEIIGTQFAGSTWNRSTGCAAAQFCFHYNGTLSSLSRVNVADASKVAEMLTDALGLKENQGFVPTT, encoded by the exons ATGAGGAGAGGAAAGGCAATCACTACCGGATCTACTGCGCGCAGTTCTGTTCCTGATGCAGCCCGCGAAGTACTAGAG CTATTCCCTTCAGGAAACTGCATCTCTGGTTCGCAACAAGTAGGAAACAACGATCCAAGGGATGATTACATGGTTTCATCGACCCGGACATCAATTAAACAAATATATGATGTCATATCATCTTTGGATGAATTTAAACGGGAATTGGTTAAGTCAATTGGATTTGGTGGAATGCTGTTGTTCCCATCTCTACGACAAATAAACCGCAGATTTGCAGTTTGGCTTATGAGCAGAGTAGATCCACTAACCCAAACACTGGTAATTGactcaaagaaaaaaataaagtttGGAAAAACAGATGTGGAGAGAGTGTTTGGAATACCATGTAGTGGTAGCATAATATCTGAGACCGGGATGGCACGTAGAGATATAATTTCAAAAGTTACAACCGTGTACCTAGGAGAAGATAGTAGGCAAAGTCGAAGCATAAAAACGGCGCAGGAAGTTGTAGAGAGGaaatataacaacaagatgACAGAAGCTGAACAGGCTGCATTCAAAGTTGCATTTGTCATATATATAATGTCAACATTATTATCCCCCGGGTCCAAGTACAACTACGTGTCCGTCGACTACTGGAGTGCTCTTGTAGAGCCATGTAGCATTGGGAAATTTGATTGGTCAGAGTATGTAATAAGGAAACTTTTCCAAGCAGTAGTAAAGCTGAAGACTGAACTCCAAGTAAGCAACAGAGTTTCAAACATAACAGGCTGCTCAATTTTCTTGCAG GTACTTTACCTAGACAGTATTGATGTTGGAGTGATGAACATGGAGCATTCGACATTCCCCCGCATTAGCAGTTTCTCCGCGGAGACAATTAAGTCTATGGTCCTAGCAGACAGTTTATGCAGAAGTGGTGGCAGTTCAGATTTTGAGTTCGGCAAGAGTCAG CTTCGCAACGCCTCTGGCATATGTTACTCATGGGCATATGAATCATTCAGTGCTTGCTGTGGAGGTATTGGCAGCAGTTTGCCGGGCCTATGGGAAATTTCAGTCTCTTTTTCACGAGCACTTGGCGTTCATATGAAG GCTGCGGGAGCACTATTCTTCGCCGTTGCTGAGTTCGAAATGATGAGCAGCAGACACGAGGCTAACCATGCAGGGAGCATTGCATCGGTGCTAACGAAAATAATCGAGCCATTCACAAATGGATACTGCTACGATGCAGGGAGAGACATCAACATGGCGTGGCTAG GTACTACAATAGGAGCGGATGTGAGCAGGATGCTGGACGAAGCGTCATTATTTGTGTGCTGCAATTGGCAGAGACGAGGATTTGCTTTTGAAGATGGAAGCTCGGAGCACAACGATGCAACTGGTAGTGCATCTATTCAAGATTGCAACTGCCGCAAGCGGCCACGTGGACCAAACAGCTTAACCATATCTGGACAAACTAGTGAAGAAAGATTCACTCATACATCAGCTACAAATGGATACATATGTATCGAGTTGTATGGTCCAACTGATGAGTGTGACAGAGTAACCTCATATGAGACCTTCAAGAAGGCTCTTGCAATCCGTGCCCTGGCAAGGTATTATATTTCTCTGTGCTGCATGAACCGACGCAACTGTCTACACAAAACATGTATAACATGCCAACAATGCAACCACCATCATCTGAACAACAGTGGGTTTAGAGAGGAATCAGCAGCTTCAACGAGAAATGCTTCAACTCAATCAAATTATACACCGCAGTG CCCTGTGATCCTGCACTATACCCCAAAACACATCGAGGTCCCGTACAATTCATTCCAGACACAACTGACTGGCAGATCTGAAATAGTTATGGACATGTTCGATGCAATAATTAGGCGATTCACAGAGGTAACTAAGAGTGGAGGTGAATGTGTGGAAGGCTATATCCAGCGACACATATTTGAATCAATATTTATT GGGACTTTGCTTGCAGGCACATTCAACGCAACAAGCCAAGTGATTAAAGATCAGATATCTGCGCTGCATATAGAATATGAACTGCCATCGTGCAGAATA CTATTCTTCCCAGGAATTGTTGGGCACCGATGGGTGACATACGCATGGTGTCTTGATAGAAACATAATATCTGTATTTGACCCTTTTTTCAATGAAAATTGCATTGAGGAACACAAGGATGTACACATATACGTCATTGGACTGATTAAAAATGCCATGAAATTGACAGCAAGTCATTTGATAACTGGCTGGAATTACAACTGGGAAGCAGCAAGAATAGAAATAATAGGCACCCAATTTGCCGGAAGCACCTG GAATAGGAGCACAGGTTGCGCTGCTGCCCAATTCTGCTTTCACTATAATGGAACGCTTTCTTCACTTTCAAGAGTAAAT GTAGCAGATGCATCAAAGGTTGCAGAAATGCTCACTGACGCACTAGGCTTAAAAGAAAACCAGGGGTTCGTGCCCACAACATAA
- the LOC120686797 gene encoding uncharacterized protein LOC120686797 isoform X3, with protein sequence MRRGKAITTGSTARSSVPDAAREVLEVLYLDSIDVGVMNMEHSTFPRISSFSAETIKSMVLADSLCRSGGSSDFEFGKSQLRNASGICYSWAYESFSACCGGIGSSLPGLWEISVSFSRALGVHMKAAGALFFAVAEFEMMSSRHEANHAGSIASVLTKIIEPFTNGYCYDAGRDINMAWLGTTIGADVSRMLDEASLFVCCNWQRRGFAFEDGSSEHNDATGSASIQDCNCRKRPRGPNSLTISGQTSEERFTHTSATNGYICIELYGPTDECDRVTSYETFKKALAIRALARYYISLCCMNRRNCLHKTCITCQQCNHHHLNNSGFREESAASTRNASTQSNYTPQCPVILHYTPKHIEVPYNSFQTQLTGRSEIVMDMFDAIIRRFTEVTKSGGECVEGYIQRHIFESIFIGTLLAGTFNATSQVIKDQISALHIEYELPSCRILFFPGIVGHRWVTYAWCLDRNIISVFDPFFNENCIEEHKDVHIYVIGLIKNAMKLTASHLITGWNYNWEAARIEIIGTQFAGSTWNRSTGCAAAQFCFHYNGTLSSLSRVNVADASKVAEMLTDALGLKENQGFVPTT encoded by the exons ATGAGGAGAGGAAAGGCAATCACTACCGGATCTACTGCGCGCAGTTCTGTTCCTGATGCAGCCCGCGAAGTACTAGAG GTACTTTACCTAGACAGTATTGATGTTGGAGTGATGAACATGGAGCATTCGACATTCCCCCGCATTAGCAGTTTCTCCGCGGAGACAATTAAGTCTATGGTCCTAGCAGACAGTTTATGCAGAAGTGGTGGCAGTTCAGATTTTGAGTTCGGCAAGAGTCAG CTTCGCAACGCCTCTGGCATATGTTACTCATGGGCATATGAATCATTCAGTGCTTGCTGTGGAGGTATTGGCAGCAGTTTGCCGGGCCTATGGGAAATTTCAGTCTCTTTTTCACGAGCACTTGGCGTTCATATGAAG GCTGCGGGAGCACTATTCTTCGCCGTTGCTGAGTTCGAAATGATGAGCAGCAGACACGAGGCTAACCATGCAGGGAGCATTGCATCGGTGCTAACGAAAATAATCGAGCCATTCACAAATGGATACTGCTACGATGCAGGGAGAGACATCAACATGGCGTGGCTAG GTACTACAATAGGAGCGGATGTGAGCAGGATGCTGGACGAAGCGTCATTATTTGTGTGCTGCAATTGGCAGAGACGAGGATTTGCTTTTGAAGATGGAAGCTCGGAGCACAACGATGCAACTGGTAGTGCATCTATTCAAGATTGCAACTGCCGCAAGCGGCCACGTGGACCAAACAGCTTAACCATATCTGGACAAACTAGTGAAGAAAGATTCACTCATACATCAGCTACAAATGGATACATATGTATCGAGTTGTATGGTCCAACTGATGAGTGTGACAGAGTAACCTCATATGAGACCTTCAAGAAGGCTCTTGCAATCCGTGCCCTGGCAAGGTATTATATTTCTCTGTGCTGCATGAACCGACGCAACTGTCTACACAAAACATGTATAACATGCCAACAATGCAACCACCATCATCTGAACAACAGTGGGTTTAGAGAGGAATCAGCAGCTTCAACGAGAAATGCTTCAACTCAATCAAATTATACACCGCAGTG CCCTGTGATCCTGCACTATACCCCAAAACACATCGAGGTCCCGTACAATTCATTCCAGACACAACTGACTGGCAGATCTGAAATAGTTATGGACATGTTCGATGCAATAATTAGGCGATTCACAGAGGTAACTAAGAGTGGAGGTGAATGTGTGGAAGGCTATATCCAGCGACACATATTTGAATCAATATTTATT GGGACTTTGCTTGCAGGCACATTCAACGCAACAAGCCAAGTGATTAAAGATCAGATATCTGCGCTGCATATAGAATATGAACTGCCATCGTGCAGAATA CTATTCTTCCCAGGAATTGTTGGGCACCGATGGGTGACATACGCATGGTGTCTTGATAGAAACATAATATCTGTATTTGACCCTTTTTTCAATGAAAATTGCATTGAGGAACACAAGGATGTACACATATACGTCATTGGACTGATTAAAAATGCCATGAAATTGACAGCAAGTCATTTGATAACTGGCTGGAATTACAACTGGGAAGCAGCAAGAATAGAAATAATAGGCACCCAATTTGCCGGAAGCACCTG GAATAGGAGCACAGGTTGCGCTGCTGCCCAATTCTGCTTTCACTATAATGGAACGCTTTCTTCACTTTCAAGAGTAAAT GTAGCAGATGCATCAAAGGTTGCAGAAATGCTCACTGACGCACTAGGCTTAAAAGAAAACCAGGGGTTCGTGCCCACAACATAA
- the LOC120652335 gene encoding replication protein A 32 kDa subunit B-like gives MHVTVKQIVEGSQKPRYKGRIVVNNSQVYTVQLCGMMCHLDHEESYCDYKLFDGTGEIKGRDWRDCMSGNTFFSGGSLSAYYVVHATVIVERDSACLSTLHARKVEDHNELTHHFLNCVTNHIELIRSKKRDFELRMTSYHVAAELDKEGLICLLANDSVRAALKELIDEGSIYNTVDDYHFKLAEN, from the exons ATGCACGTGACAGTTAAGCAGATTGTTGAAGGTTCGCAGAAACCTAGGTATAAAGGAAGGATAGTTGTTAACAATAGTCAGGTTTACACG GTGCAATTATGTGGCATGATGTGCCATTTGGACCACGAGGAATCTTATTGTGATTACAAATTATTTGATGGCACTGGTGAAATCAAAGGAAGGGACTG GAGAGACTGCATGTCGGGCAATACCTTCTTCAGCGGTGGGAG CCTGTCAGCATATTATGTTGTTCATGCTACTGTTATCGTTGAGAGGGATTCTGCCTGCCTGAGCACATTGCATGCTAG GAAGGTGGAGGACCACAATGAATTGACGCACCATTTCCTTAATTGTGTCACTAACCACATTGAGCTGATAAGAAGCAAGAAGCGTGATTTTGAATTACGGATGACTTCATACCATGTGGCTGCTGAACTTGATAAAGAAGGTCTAATATGCTTGTTGGCAAATGATTCTGTCAG GGCTGCACTGAAGGAACTCATTGATGAGGGTAGTATCTACAATACTGTTGATGATTACCATTTCAAGTTGGCTGAAAACTAG